From the Lolium rigidum isolate FL_2022 chromosome 2, APGP_CSIRO_Lrig_0.1, whole genome shotgun sequence genome, one window contains:
- the LOC124687062 gene encoding zinc finger CCCH domain-containing protein 15-like translates to MSDAGGELGAGASAPVCNFIRKPPKNIRKRPAASAGSDDEDGGGGDDDSGAIAAARSKKPPSTTSKLFFSSADSSSEPRRFQFESSRTIQSSTDNRATATLETETAYDRDARAIRERQLKQAEESLKKNPSSAPSSSSGDLYKGISGYTDHKAGFRREHTVSGEKAGGAHGPLRASAHIRLSTRFDYQPDICKDYKETGYCGYGDSCKFMHDRGDYKSGWQLEREYDEAEKARKRRIAMREMGGSDGEAEEDDSDDEEALPFACFICREPFVDPVVTKCKHYFCEHCALKHHSKNKKCFVCNKPTLGIFNAAQEIRKRMAQEKKQQDL, encoded by the exons ATGTCCGACGCCGGCGGCGAGCTCGGGGCCGGCGCCTCCGCGCCGGTGTGCAACTTTATCCGGAAGCCGCCGAAGAATATCCGGAAGCGTCCAGCGGCGTCCGCCGGCtccgacgacgaagacggcggcggcggcgacgacgattcCGGCGCCATCGCGGCGGCGCGCTCGAAAAAGCCGCCCTCCACCACCAGCAAGCTCTTCTTCTCGTCCGCCGACAGCTCCTCCGAGCCGCGCCGGTTCCAGTTCGAGTCGTCCAGGACGATCCAGTCCTCCACCGACAACCGCGCCACCGCCACGCTCGAGACGGAGACGGCCTACGACCGCGACGCGCGCGCCATCCGCGAGCGCCAGCTCAAGCAGGCCGAGGAGTCCCTCAAGAAGAACCCCtcctccgccccctcctcctcctccggggacCTCTACAAGGGGATCAGCGGCTACACGGACCACAAGGCCGGGTTCCGGCGCGAGCACACCGTGTCCGGGGAGAAGGCCGGCGGCGCGCACGGCCCGCTGCGGGCGTCCGCGCACATACGCCTCTccacgcgcttcgactaccagccGGACATCTGCAAGGACTACAAGGAGACGGGCTACTGCGGCTACGGCGACTCCTGCAAGTTCATGCACGACAGGGGCGACTACAAGTCCGGCTGGCAGCTCGAGAGGGAGTACGACGAGGCCGAGAAAGCCCGCAAGCGGCGCATTGCCATGCGCGAGATGGGCGGGAGTGATggtgaggcggaggaggatgacagcgacgacgaggaggcgcTGCCCTTTGCCTGCTTCATATGCAGGGAGCCGTTTGTTGATCCGGTCGTCACAAAGTGCAAGCATTATTTCTGCGAGCACTGTGCATTGAAG CATCACTCGAAGAACAAGAAGTGCTTCGTCTGCAATAAACCAACACTAGGCATCTTCAACGCGGCGCAGGAGATCCGCAAGAGGATGGCCCAGGAGAAGAAGCAGCAGGACCTTTGA